In Brienomyrus brachyistius isolate T26 unplaced genomic scaffold, BBRACH_0.4 scaffold44, whole genome shotgun sequence, the following are encoded in one genomic region:
- the mitd1 gene encoding MIT domain-containing protein 1 yields the protein MTQNNVPGMEASAVSILKRAVELDNIGRFQESIVCYQEGIQLLLDVLKALKDETKKAHYREKIRGYMERAEQIKAHLVREKEEGKYHEQIKITEDATGFSYETLFKPYISETLTEVWVEDPYIRHIHQLYNFLRFCEMLQKAPCQVKRIHLLTSQDDGENSSQQLNALTEIKQSLQTFGVTLDIEYSSIIHDREIRFNNGWIIKIGRGLDYFKKPKGRFTVGYCDFDLRQCQETTVDVFHTKHTRSS from the exons atgacaCAAAACAATGTTCCCGGCATGGAGGCGTCCGCTGTTTCCATCCTCAAGAGAGCCGTGGAGCTGGACAATATCGGCCGCTTCCAGGAGTCCATAGTTTGCTACCAAGAAGGAATCCAGTTGCTGCTGGACGTGCTAAAAG CGCTCAAGGATGAGACGAAGAAGGCGCATTACAGGGAGAAGATCAGAGGGTATATGGAGCGAGCAGAACAGATAAAAGCGCATCTGGTCCGAGAGAAAGAAG AGGGTAAATATCACGAACAAATTAAAATCACAGAGGATGCCACAGGCTTCAGCTATGAGACACTCTTCAAGCCATACATCAGCGAAACTCTGACAGAGGTGTGGGTGGAAGATCCATACATCAGACACATCCACCAG CTGTACAACTTCCTGCGGTTCTGCGAGATGCTACAAAAGGCCCCATGCCAAGTGAAGAGGATACACCTCCTGACCTCCCAGGACGAT GGTGAGAATTCCTCTCAGCAGCTAAACGCTCTCACCGAAATCAAGCAGTCCCTGCAGACTTTTGGAGTGACCCTAGACATTGAGTATTCCTCCATCATTCACGACCGGGAAATCCG ATTCAATAATGGGTGGATTATCAAGATTGGAAGAGGACTTGATTACTTTAAGAAACCAAAG GGCCGATTCACTGTCGGATATTGTGACTTTGACCTGAGACAATGTCAGGAGACCACGGTGGATGTCTTCCATACAAAACATACAAGATCATCTTAG
- the tsga10 gene encoding testis-specific gene 10 protein isoform X2: MLRSRRSCSPNKGAHISRSPTRQPCVKGGSYDCELIQIMRERDEMHGMLGKYERHLSEIQGNVKVLTADRDKTAMLYQQAQEEIAQLHRELLRSKQTSSPRSSVTAQNILKRVGSERDEAAADLRRMTMERDSLRERLKISHETSISERAHLEQRVEDQHHNISKLEQEIAEERDRQATLRDATMNLEEEIHTMALKMAATEEELNRANAECSMLRLSSNQMEAALTDTQNKLSTQTAELRRSQGRSFQLEEQNESMLRQLSDLRQQLATQKTSVDVLNQSREDLQEQLELKSKLLSSANQELELKSGLLSSANQQLEAKNEILSSLSRELELKSEMLSSANQQLEMKSELHSLASQQLDDKEKSLRCLELSVEELKDSVRRLQEMQDQQEQNLEGTQKAKEVTLRENRQLQDNLNKARLNSQTLQFKVEDSNQEVMELKRKIQSYVADASRVQRLLVAKEKECQELQEDRRCAEEEVQQAETAAEEAHVELLSSETEKRRLQGRAEDLEAKLQEAQRHLHSCRSEVELLRRQLSSERLSLRSLEATLLSSCRMEMEQHLSSPDRSEEIEQLRDQLAAAESRASSQNREVIHLKTWSAHLEADLKMTKKQLEAERLEREQAVQELRHQGLSPSPLLAGDCYNQQASQSPQPDHHSAHGHLGYERSPVRGVTFQDLHY, from the exons ATGCTGAGAAGCCGCCGTTCTTGCAGCCCCAATAAGGGGGCCCACATTAGCCGCAGCCCAACCAGACAGCCCTGCGTAAAG GGGGGCAGCTATGACTGCGAGCTGATTCAGATCATGAGGGAAAGGGATGAGATGCATGGAATGCTGGGGAAATATGAACGGCACCTGTCAGAGATCCAGGGTAATGTGAAGGTCCTCACTGCTGACCGCGATAAGACCGCCATGTTATACCAGCAG GCCCAGGAGGAGATAGCTCAGCTCCATCGGGAGCTCCTGAGGTCGAAGCAGACCAGTTCTCCAAGGAGCAGTGTGACGGCCCAGAACATTCTTAAACGTGTGGGATCTGAACGGGATGAAGCAGCGGCTGACCTTCGGCGCATGACTATGGAGAGGGACAGCCTGAGGGAGAGGCTGAAG ATCTCACATGAGACCTCCATCAGTGAGCGTGCACACCTGGAACAGAGGGTGGAGGACCAGCATCACAATATCTCCAag CTGGAGCAGGAGATAGCGGAGGAGAGGGACAGGCAGGCCACGCTGAGGGATGCCACGATGAACCTGGAAGAGGAGATTCATACCATGGCCCTCAAGATGGCTGCCACAGAGGAGGAGCTGAACAGAGCCAATGCAGAGTGCAGCATGCTGAG GTTATCCAGTAACCAGATGGAAGCCGCTCTGACTGACACCCAGAACAAGCTCTCGACCCAGACGGCGGAGCTGCGCAGGAGCCAGGGGAGGAGTTTCCAGCTGGAGGAGCAGAACG aatccATGCTACGTCAGCTCAGTGATCTCAGACAGCAGCTCGCCACTCAGAAAACCTCGGTAGATGTACTGAACCAGAGCAGAGAAGACCTACAGGAGCAGCTGGAGTTGAAGAGCAAGCTTCTCTCCTCAGCTAATCAGGAACTAGAGCTGAAGAGCGGGCTGctctcctcagccaatcagcagctAGAGGCGAAAAACGAGATTCTCTCTTCGCTCAGTCGGGAGCTGGAGTTGAAGAGCGAGATGctctcctcagccaatcagcagctGGAGATGAAAAGTGAACTGCATTCCTTGGCCAGTCAACAGCTGGATGACAAG GAGAAGAGTTTGAGATGTCTGGAGCTCTCAGTTGAGGAACTAAAAGACTCAGTAAG GAGGCTTCAGGAGATGCAGGACCAGCAGGAGCAGAACCTGGAGGGAACTCAGAAGGCAAAGGAAGTGACTCTGAGGGAGAACAGACAGCTCCAAGATAATCTGAACAAGGCCCGCCTCAACTCTCAA ACTCTGCAGTTCAAGGTGGAAGATTCCAATCAGGAGGTGATGGAACTCAAAAGGAAGATCCAGAGCTATGTGGCTGATGCTTCCCGAGTGCAGCGCCTCCTGGTGGCCAAG GAGAAGGAATgccaggagctgcaggaggacCGACGCTGTgctgaggaggaggtgcagcagGCAGAGACGGCTGCCGAGGAGGCGCATGTGGAGCTGCTGAGCTCAGAGACTGAGAAGCGGAGACTCCAGGGCCGGGCGGAGGACCTGGAAGCCAAGCTGCAGGAG GCGCAGCGCCATTTGCACTCCTGCCGCTCGGAGGTGGAGCTGCTGCGCAGACAGCTGTCCAGCGAACGTCTGTCCCTGCGCAGCCTGGAGGCCACCTTGCTGTCCAGCTGCAGGATGGAGATGGAGCAGCATCTCAGCTCCCCGGACAGGAGCGAGGAGATCGAGCAGCTGAGGGACCAGCTTGCTGCTGCGGAGAGCAGGGC GAGCAGCCAGAACCGGGAGGTGATCCATCTGAAAACCTGGTCAGCTCACCTGGAGGCTGACCTTAAGATGACCAAGAAACAACTCGAGGCAGAACGCTTGGAGAG GGAGCAGGCTGTCCAGGAGCTGCGTCATCAGGGCCTGTCGCCTTCCCCCCTGCTGGCTGGTGACTGCTATAACCAGCAAGCTTCCCAGTCCCCTCAGCCGGACCACCACAGTGCCCATGGCCACCTAGGGTACGAGCGGTCCCCAGTCAG GGGTGTGACGTTCCAGGACCTGCACTATTAA
- the tsga10 gene encoding testis-specific gene 10 protein isoform X1, producing the protein MLRSRRSCSPNKGAHISRSPTRQPCVKGGSYDCELIQIMRERDEMHGMLGKYERHLSEIQGNVKVLTADRDKTAMLYQQAQEEIAQLHRELLRSKQTSSPRSSVTAQNILKRVGSERDEAAADLRRMTMERDSLRERLKISHETSISERAHLEQRVEDQHHNISKLEQEIAEERDRQATLRDATMNLEEEIHTMALKMAATEEELNRANAECSMLRLSSNQMEAALTDTQNKLSTQTAELRRSQGRSFQLEEQNESMLRQLSDLRQQLATQKTSVDVLNQSREDLQEQLELKSKLLSSANQELELKSGLLSSANQQLEAKNEILSSLSRELELKSEMLSSANQQLEMKSELHSLASQQLDDKEKSLRCLELSVEELKDSVRRLQEMQDQQEQNLEGTQKAKEVTLRENRQLQDNLNKARLNSQTLQFKVEDSNQEVMELKRKIQSYVADASRVQRLLVAKEKECQELQEDRRCAEEEVQQAETAAEEAHVELLSSETEKRRLQGRAEDLEAKLQEAQRHLHSCRSEVELLRRQLSSERLSLRSLEATLLSSCRMEMEQHLSSPDRSEEIEQLRDQLAAAESRASSQNREVIHLKTWSAHLEADLKMTKKQLEAERLEREQAVQELRHQGLSPSPLLAGDCYNQQASQSPQPDHHSAHGHLGYERSPVSIKRRRVRHPRAERR; encoded by the exons ATGCTGAGAAGCCGCCGTTCTTGCAGCCCCAATAAGGGGGCCCACATTAGCCGCAGCCCAACCAGACAGCCCTGCGTAAAG GGGGGCAGCTATGACTGCGAGCTGATTCAGATCATGAGGGAAAGGGATGAGATGCATGGAATGCTGGGGAAATATGAACGGCACCTGTCAGAGATCCAGGGTAATGTGAAGGTCCTCACTGCTGACCGCGATAAGACCGCCATGTTATACCAGCAG GCCCAGGAGGAGATAGCTCAGCTCCATCGGGAGCTCCTGAGGTCGAAGCAGACCAGTTCTCCAAGGAGCAGTGTGACGGCCCAGAACATTCTTAAACGTGTGGGATCTGAACGGGATGAAGCAGCGGCTGACCTTCGGCGCATGACTATGGAGAGGGACAGCCTGAGGGAGAGGCTGAAG ATCTCACATGAGACCTCCATCAGTGAGCGTGCACACCTGGAACAGAGGGTGGAGGACCAGCATCACAATATCTCCAag CTGGAGCAGGAGATAGCGGAGGAGAGGGACAGGCAGGCCACGCTGAGGGATGCCACGATGAACCTGGAAGAGGAGATTCATACCATGGCCCTCAAGATGGCTGCCACAGAGGAGGAGCTGAACAGAGCCAATGCAGAGTGCAGCATGCTGAG GTTATCCAGTAACCAGATGGAAGCCGCTCTGACTGACACCCAGAACAAGCTCTCGACCCAGACGGCGGAGCTGCGCAGGAGCCAGGGGAGGAGTTTCCAGCTGGAGGAGCAGAACG aatccATGCTACGTCAGCTCAGTGATCTCAGACAGCAGCTCGCCACTCAGAAAACCTCGGTAGATGTACTGAACCAGAGCAGAGAAGACCTACAGGAGCAGCTGGAGTTGAAGAGCAAGCTTCTCTCCTCAGCTAATCAGGAACTAGAGCTGAAGAGCGGGCTGctctcctcagccaatcagcagctAGAGGCGAAAAACGAGATTCTCTCTTCGCTCAGTCGGGAGCTGGAGTTGAAGAGCGAGATGctctcctcagccaatcagcagctGGAGATGAAAAGTGAACTGCATTCCTTGGCCAGTCAACAGCTGGATGACAAG GAGAAGAGTTTGAGATGTCTGGAGCTCTCAGTTGAGGAACTAAAAGACTCAGTAAG GAGGCTTCAGGAGATGCAGGACCAGCAGGAGCAGAACCTGGAGGGAACTCAGAAGGCAAAGGAAGTGACTCTGAGGGAGAACAGACAGCTCCAAGATAATCTGAACAAGGCCCGCCTCAACTCTCAA ACTCTGCAGTTCAAGGTGGAAGATTCCAATCAGGAGGTGATGGAACTCAAAAGGAAGATCCAGAGCTATGTGGCTGATGCTTCCCGAGTGCAGCGCCTCCTGGTGGCCAAG GAGAAGGAATgccaggagctgcaggaggacCGACGCTGTgctgaggaggaggtgcagcagGCAGAGACGGCTGCCGAGGAGGCGCATGTGGAGCTGCTGAGCTCAGAGACTGAGAAGCGGAGACTCCAGGGCCGGGCGGAGGACCTGGAAGCCAAGCTGCAGGAG GCGCAGCGCCATTTGCACTCCTGCCGCTCGGAGGTGGAGCTGCTGCGCAGACAGCTGTCCAGCGAACGTCTGTCCCTGCGCAGCCTGGAGGCCACCTTGCTGTCCAGCTGCAGGATGGAGATGGAGCAGCATCTCAGCTCCCCGGACAGGAGCGAGGAGATCGAGCAGCTGAGGGACCAGCTTGCTGCTGCGGAGAGCAGGGC GAGCAGCCAGAACCGGGAGGTGATCCATCTGAAAACCTGGTCAGCTCACCTGGAGGCTGACCTTAAGATGACCAAGAAACAACTCGAGGCAGAACGCTTGGAGAG GGAGCAGGCTGTCCAGGAGCTGCGTCATCAGGGCCTGTCGCCTTCCCCCCTGCTGGCTGGTGACTGCTATAACCAGCAAGCTTCCCAGTCCCCTCAGCCGGACCACCACAGTGCCCATGGCCACCTAGGGTACGAGCGGTCCCCAGTCAG CATTAAGAGAAGACGGGTCCGCCACCCCCGAGCTGAACGACGGTGA
- the lipt1 gene encoding lipoyltransferase 1, mitochondrial has translation MIIRHVKTQLIRQRSTFSALLDASFKSGAVLKSLSTNIYENLALEDWIQEHVDLESRSLLLLWRNMPAAVIGRHQNPWQECHLGLMREKGIPLARRRSGGGAVYHDLGNINMTFFTSKKQYDRQRNMRTVTSALKDLRPGLDVRATERFDMLLNEQFKISGSAAKLGRTAAYHHCTLLCAADRSLLSGVLRSPCQGIKSNATPSVPSPVKNLTDEDPTLDCEIIMDAVANRYIRDSGLNGPLILIDPTDELCHPGIHRLTRELQTWNWVFGKTPKFTIDTCFDIPHEAVRPKVMLNMEVKYGIIEKCRIEVPSDWLPLHMCEEFSTLLVGSRFCPSDIAALFVAVSRANPQTCDLQAKLNLLCTKLTNVM, from the coding sequence ATGATAATACGGCACGTAAAAACGCAATTAATCCGACAGAGGAGTACGTTTTCGGCTCTTTTAGACGCAAGCTTTAAGTCAGGCGCCGTCCTCAAGTCTCTGTCCACCAATATATACGAAAATCTGGCCCTAGAGGACTGGATACAGGAGCACGTGGATCTGGAGAGCCGGAGCCTTTTGCTCCTATGGAGGAACATGCCGGCCGCCGTCATCGGGAGGCACCAGAACCCCTGGCAGGAGTGCCACCTTGGGCTGATGAGGGAGAAGGGGATCCCGCTGGCCAGGCGGCGCAGCGGCGGCGGCGCTGTTTACCACGACCTTGGCAACATCAACATGACCTTCTTCACGTCCAAGAAGCAGTACGATAGACAGAGAAACATGCGCACCGTCACTTCGGCTTTGAAAGACCTGCGGCCGGGTTTGGACGTACGCGCTACGGAGAGGTTTGACATGTTGCTTAACGAGCAGTTTAAAATATCCGGGAGCGCCGCTAAGTTGGGCAGGACAGCCGCGTACCACCActgcaccttgctttgtgcagcgGACCGGTCTTTGCTAAGTGGAGTGCTAAGGAGCCCCTGTCAGGGGATCAAGAGCAACGCCACACCAAGTGTACCTTCCCCTGTGAAAAACCTCACCGACGAGGATCCCACCCTGGACTGCGAGATCATAATGGATGCCGTGGCCAACCGCTACATTAGAGATTCTGGGTTAAATGGCCCCCTGATTCTGATTGACCCCACAGACGAACTCTGCCATCCCGGTATCCACAGACTGACACGAGAACTTCAGACATGGAACTGGGTGTTCGGAAAGACACCGAAGTTTACGATCGACACTTGTTTTGACATCCCGCATGAGGCAGTGAGGCCAAAAGTTATGCTCAACATGGAGGTGAAGTACGGCATTATAGAGAAGTGCAGGATTGAGGTTCCTTCAGATTGGCTCCCCCTTCACATGTGTGAGGAGTTCAGCACACTTCTAGTTGGCAGTAGGTTCTGTCCCAGTGACATTGCAGCACTTTTTGTGGCCGTTTCCAGGGCGAATCCCCAGACCTGTGACCTACAAGCCAAATTGAACCTTTTGTGTACCAAGcttactaatgtaatgtaa
- the tsga10 gene encoding testis-specific gene 10 protein isoform X3: MLRSRRSCSPNKGAHISRSPTRQPCVKGGSYDCELIQIMRERDEMHGMLGKYERHLSEIQGNVKVLTADRDKTAMLYQQAQEEIAQLHRELLRSKQTSSPRSSVTAQNILKRVGSERDEAAADLRRMTMERDSLRERLKISHETSISERAHLEQRVEDQHHNISKLEQEIAEERDRQATLRDATMNLEEEIHTMALKMAATEEELNRANAECSMLRLSSNQMEAALTDTQNKLSTQTAELRRSQGRSFQLEEQNESMLRQLSDLRQQLATQKTSVDVLNQSREDLQEQLELKSKLLSSANQELELKSGLLSSANQQLEAKNEILSSLSRELELKSEMLSSANQQLEMKSELHSLASQQLDDKEKSLRCLELSVEELKDSVRRLQEMQDQQEQNLEGTQKAKEVTLRENRQLQDNLNKARLNSQTLQFKVEDSNQEVMELKRKIQSYVADASRAQRHLHSCRSEVELLRRQLSSERLSLRSLEATLLSSCRMEMEQHLSSPDRSEEIEQLRDQLAAAESRASSQNREVIHLKTWSAHLEADLKMTKKQLEAERLEREQAVQELRHQGLSPSPLLAGDCYNQQASQSPQPDHHSAHGHLGYERSPVSIKRRRVRHPRAERR; this comes from the exons ATGCTGAGAAGCCGCCGTTCTTGCAGCCCCAATAAGGGGGCCCACATTAGCCGCAGCCCAACCAGACAGCCCTGCGTAAAG GGGGGCAGCTATGACTGCGAGCTGATTCAGATCATGAGGGAAAGGGATGAGATGCATGGAATGCTGGGGAAATATGAACGGCACCTGTCAGAGATCCAGGGTAATGTGAAGGTCCTCACTGCTGACCGCGATAAGACCGCCATGTTATACCAGCAG GCCCAGGAGGAGATAGCTCAGCTCCATCGGGAGCTCCTGAGGTCGAAGCAGACCAGTTCTCCAAGGAGCAGTGTGACGGCCCAGAACATTCTTAAACGTGTGGGATCTGAACGGGATGAAGCAGCGGCTGACCTTCGGCGCATGACTATGGAGAGGGACAGCCTGAGGGAGAGGCTGAAG ATCTCACATGAGACCTCCATCAGTGAGCGTGCACACCTGGAACAGAGGGTGGAGGACCAGCATCACAATATCTCCAag CTGGAGCAGGAGATAGCGGAGGAGAGGGACAGGCAGGCCACGCTGAGGGATGCCACGATGAACCTGGAAGAGGAGATTCATACCATGGCCCTCAAGATGGCTGCCACAGAGGAGGAGCTGAACAGAGCCAATGCAGAGTGCAGCATGCTGAG GTTATCCAGTAACCAGATGGAAGCCGCTCTGACTGACACCCAGAACAAGCTCTCGACCCAGACGGCGGAGCTGCGCAGGAGCCAGGGGAGGAGTTTCCAGCTGGAGGAGCAGAACG aatccATGCTACGTCAGCTCAGTGATCTCAGACAGCAGCTCGCCACTCAGAAAACCTCGGTAGATGTACTGAACCAGAGCAGAGAAGACCTACAGGAGCAGCTGGAGTTGAAGAGCAAGCTTCTCTCCTCAGCTAATCAGGAACTAGAGCTGAAGAGCGGGCTGctctcctcagccaatcagcagctAGAGGCGAAAAACGAGATTCTCTCTTCGCTCAGTCGGGAGCTGGAGTTGAAGAGCGAGATGctctcctcagccaatcagcagctGGAGATGAAAAGTGAACTGCATTCCTTGGCCAGTCAACAGCTGGATGACAAG GAGAAGAGTTTGAGATGTCTGGAGCTCTCAGTTGAGGAACTAAAAGACTCAGTAAG GAGGCTTCAGGAGATGCAGGACCAGCAGGAGCAGAACCTGGAGGGAACTCAGAAGGCAAAGGAAGTGACTCTGAGGGAGAACAGACAGCTCCAAGATAATCTGAACAAGGCCCGCCTCAACTCTCAA ACTCTGCAGTTCAAGGTGGAAGATTCCAATCAGGAGGTGATGGAACTCAAAAGGAAGATCCAGAGCTATGTGGCTGATGCTTCCCGA GCGCAGCGCCATTTGCACTCCTGCCGCTCGGAGGTGGAGCTGCTGCGCAGACAGCTGTCCAGCGAACGTCTGTCCCTGCGCAGCCTGGAGGCCACCTTGCTGTCCAGCTGCAGGATGGAGATGGAGCAGCATCTCAGCTCCCCGGACAGGAGCGAGGAGATCGAGCAGCTGAGGGACCAGCTTGCTGCTGCGGAGAGCAGGGC GAGCAGCCAGAACCGGGAGGTGATCCATCTGAAAACCTGGTCAGCTCACCTGGAGGCTGACCTTAAGATGACCAAGAAACAACTCGAGGCAGAACGCTTGGAGAG GGAGCAGGCTGTCCAGGAGCTGCGTCATCAGGGCCTGTCGCCTTCCCCCCTGCTGGCTGGTGACTGCTATAACCAGCAAGCTTCCCAGTCCCCTCAGCCGGACCACCACAGTGCCCATGGCCACCTAGGGTACGAGCGGTCCCCAGTCAG CATTAAGAGAAGACGGGTCCGCCACCCCCGAGCTGAACGACGGTGA